The Fodinibius salinus nucleotide sequence TGTTGCGTAACTACAGCAATATTCACGCCGTGCTCATCTAGTTCTGATACAAGTTTCAGGAAGTCATGCAGGCTTCGAGATACGCGGTCCAACTTGGTTACTACCAGAAGATCAAATTCACCGTCTTTGGCATCTTTTTGCAGACGTTTGATACCAGGTCTTTTAAGATCTTTGCCCGATTTCATATCCTTGTAAATTTCATGGATTTCGTAATCCTTAGATTCTATCTGATTTCTGTTATTGATCCATGCTTTACATTGACTCTCCTGACCATCTAACGAGCTGAAATCATTTTCTGATTGCTCAACGGTCGATACCCGGATGTAGATGGCTACTTTTTTCTTTTTAGTCTTCTTGGCCATAGGATAGCGTTCTTTGGATTTTGTAAAATACTAATAACGCATTTTTTGAGGTCAAATTCACGGTGATATGGTGGACCCACAGATCAGTAGGAGAGAGGGGGATTCATGAGAACTTTTAAAATCCGTCTGGAACCAGATCCAGCTGATTAATACTCTCGTTGACGTACTCCAAGTTTTCATGGACATCCAAGACTTCTTTGTAATCCCAGAGCTTTAGCTTGTCTCGTAGACCCGTTACACCCTCAGCATGATCTTTGATCTTTTCCAGTTGTTTCCTGTCAGATACAGCCACCACACCCTGAACGGCAGGATTATTTAACGACTTCAACAGGTTCACAATCAGGCTATCAATACTTCCCTTGGTCTGCACTTCGAATACATATATTACGCGCCCCATATTGCCAATAGTGGATTCCCAGACGGTATCTACCTGCGAACCGGCTGCTATTCTACGTTCAATATTTGCATTAAAGCCTAACCACTGACCGATATTGCGAATTTTGTCTCGAATATCATTATGGATAAAATCCGAGGCATCATCTTCCAGGCTTTCTTCTTCGGCGTCTGACTGAGATTTCTTTCCGGAATTAGCTAACACTTCTTCTACCTGTAGCTCATGCCAGATGAAGTAATCGACCATCAGCATAGAATCATCCTCAAAGCCTGCCTTTCTTAGTTCCTGGGCAATATCTTTTTCAATCTCACAAAGCTCTTTGTACTTCTCACCGTCTAATTGATAGTCATACTTGGGCAAGCCATCCACACCCAAATAATTAAGACCTACCTCTGCCCGGCGATTCCAGACGATGTATTTGTTGGGATGGGTTTTACAAAGAATCTCACTGATCATGGCTGGCCCCATCCCCTTAATATTCTTGCGGAATCGATCCCAGCGGCCTTCGATGGGCTTATTAGACCACAACAGTTCTACCAGCTCTTCCTTGAGATATTCCAGGCCATTATCTTCTACTAGATTATCTGTGACATACCGTTTATTGCCCCAGATCTGCATGGCCCAAAGCGGGGAGATATATTCGTACAGATCCTCTCCGTCCATGCTTCGAATTTTTTCCTGATCATACCCCTGGTATTTGGCAATATGCTCTTGGCGCTCGGACCAATCTTCTTGAAATTGCTCGGAATTATCGGCTTTCTCTTGTTGGTAGTTCTGGATGTGTTTTTGGAGTAATTTCTTATTCATTTTATAATTTCCTATCATTAATTTTTTCTAAATGAGTTGCAATAAAATCTCTCTTCTTACTTAAATAGTGTTCATTAATTTGTTCAACTTTTTCATTATAGCCTGATTCTTTCAAAACTTGTACTATATGTTTGATATGCTCTTTATCATAGTCTGGTGTGCAATTACTAAGCATTGAAATATAAATTTTGGCTATAGAATCAGGATTTTCATTCACTAGTCTTGATAGTTCTTCTACTAAATAGGGAGCATTATAATTTAGGCAAGCAAAGGGAGCACTTTGTAATAGATATTGTTCACTTTTATCATTAATACCTTCAAGATAGGTAGCCCAATAATTGAGGTTAGATAATGTTTTTTTGAGCGGCTTATCTTGTAATTTTTCGTATAGTGTATCCCAAAGTTCTAAAACTTTTGCTTTTAGTTCGTCATCTAATTTTTCTCGAAGAGTCCAAATAAACCAAGTTAGTTTTGCCAGTTCTTCATCATTCCATCTTTTTATTAATGATGATATTGCATCTGACTCTTCGGCTCTAAAATAATTTAGACCGGCAAACTCAAGTAGCCGTTTCTTACTTTCAAATTTAAGTTTTTCTTCATCTAAAGCCTTGGTAAAATGATTAGCCTCAACTAAGTACTCAAAAATACTATGTAAATATTTTGAGTAACTGTATCCATTAATTGCTGCTTTCCAATTTACTTCGTTTGCCGTGGAAAATATTTTATCAAGATTCTTCTCTACCCAATCTTCACTTAGATAAATAACATTAGGTAAATACCTTGTAATTAATGCATGAAACTCAAAGTTGTTATTTTCTAAATTTGCTAATTCAGCATTATAATAGCTTTTGAGATCATCCCATGCTTCTCGATGATTTCCTTTTGATTTGTCTTCTAAACGACATTTTCGTAAGGAATAATTTATAAGAGCCTCTACGGCATGCCCCTTGTTATTATTTATAGCTCTATTCACTTCATCTGAAGTGGATAAATTCTCATCATCTTCAGTATCAATATTAGTTAATAAATTATCCAGGGTATCATCAATGATTGGCAATAAGTCCTCTTGAAATGCATGGTCATCAGATTTAGTCCCCTCTGTAATATATTTGCAAATAGCTCTGATAGTTATTGAATGTCCCTTTTCATAAAGGTCTGTTCTTGTCTCTGTTATTTGTAAACAAGCATTTAGTGATTTTTTTAAATTATATGTCATCTCTTCATTCCATAGTGAAGAGAAAGCTTTTATTAACTGGCTTAAGTAAAGATCTTTAAGCTTTATAATGTCATCTAAATTGGAGGTAAATTTATTAGGATTAGATTTTATGCTTTTGAATAATTCATTTGCTAAACCACGTTTATTGGGGCCTTTCCAGTTTCTCTTATCTTCTTCGAACTCATTTAGTAGTTCAACTAATTTTTTAGCTTCATAGGTAATAAGATCTTGGGCAGAAATTGGACTCTTATCTTCAACAAATCCTGACTCCATATATGAGGAAAAGTCTGGATGAGATGGTTCTTTTCCCAAAACCTCATAGCATTCTTTATATAAACGAGCGGCATCTGAATTATTTGAATCTTTAATAGCAGATAGCCACTTTATCTTATTATATGCGATTTGCTCTAATTTATATTCATCATCTGTGTAATCATCAATAGATGATATTATATCAATGACATTATTTTGTGAATCTTCCTCTAAGTCCGAGAAATGTTCTTGAAGAAACCGGTATACCTCATGTTGATATTTATAATTGAAGTAATCTTCTTGTAGAAATTTATGGGTTAACTCATGTAACTGATCCCAATTTTGAGTTACTTGATGAATAGCGATTCTTTTAAAAGTGATACGCTCTGATTCAAATAAAGCATCTATATGCTTTTTAACCTTTTCTACATCCCCAGATTCTAATAACTCTGTTAGAAAGTCACGAATTGATGCAATTAATAAATTCTTAGCTTTTTGAAACCCAACTTCATTTTGTTCGTGATCCTCTATCGCTGGTCGCCAAATATTTGAATAAAGGTCCTCATCGGACTTATCAAATATAAAATCTAATTTGGTCTCTAAAGTTTTAACGGCATCTAATCCTAACTTTGCAAGATCCTCTAAATTATTTTCCAATACTTTTTTAACTTGATAATCATCACCAAGAAAAGAGAACTTTTCCGCTTGATACTTGGATTCTTCATTTGCTTTTATCTCAACTAATAATTCGAATAAAGAATGCGCTGTATCTTTGCGATCAGAATCTATTAGGTTGATTAACAGGTTATTACCTAACTCATCAACTATTAAACCATTATCAAAAGTATCTTCAAACCATTTACTAATAATTTCTTCTATAAACTCTTTTTTAATGTACAAGGGAGGAATATTAGAAAGAATCTGTGCAAAGTACCACCACGTTCTAAAATTCCTTTTTAATGGAACTTTCTCGTAAGTTTCTAAAGTAACTGCTTTTATAAAATCTAAGTATTTTCCTATATACTCATCATTCTCTGCTTCAGATAGTTGACTAGATGTTTTAAGTAGATATTTAAGGACATCCCATGTCGGTATGCTATAAAACCCTTCTTTGTCTCCCGGTACAGGTTCTGGATTTCTTTCGGGATCTAAGAACCCTCTTTTTTGTAGCTCATCAAACCATTTTAAACCTTCTATTCGTTCAAAGGTATAGAACTGAAGTTTTTCATCCTCCTCAAGTAAGTCTAATAGTTTTATTTGCTTTTCTGTTAATTCACTCATCTTGTATTGCCTCATTTGCAAATCTTATCTTTTTAGAAGTAGGAGTCGTTTCTGAGTTAATTTTAACCCCCCATTTGGCCATTATGTCCTCTAATGCTGAGTAATGCTTTTGATCCAATGAATACAATAGCATTTCAATATTAAAATTTTCGGAATAGTATTTTTTAAGTTGAGCATAGGTATTTTTTTCATGACTAAAACAACCCTGCAGCCAAAATCTGGTTCTTTGTTGTGTTCTAGAATCTTCAGATGAATCTTCCGACTTTGCAAGTATATATTCCAATAACTCAAGCTCCTGCAATCCATAACCAACAAAAAGGATCGTGAAAAAACCGTCAAATAACATCTCTAAGAAATCCCGAATCCCACTTTTCAAGTCATTATCGTAATAATAATGGTTTAAATAATCTTCTGTAGTTATGACAAGTTTTTCTGTACTTTCGCTTGAAAAACTACCATGAAGATGAACGACCGTATTAGGCTCAGAAAATGAGTCCGAATTAATATTGGAAGGATTGTAGATAATATTTTTATCAATAATTTTTCTTTCTCTTGCTTCATCCTGTGATTCAAAAGGCTTATGTATTGGTTGGTCTAAGTAATCATCATAGTTTGTAGTAACAAAATGTGAACCAATACCCAGCAGATGTTCATAAATTTTGCTTTCAGTAGAGTCTTTTTCAGAGGGCATAACTGATTTTTTATAATCAATTTCTACTCCTTCTTCTTCAGCCAAAGATCTCGCTATAGACAATCTTTTACGGGGATCTAGATTACTCAATTGGTCAATAAACGCGTAATCAATTATTTCTTTCTTTCTAAGTTGATTTAATACATTATCAGCAAATTGATTCCAATTTGCGGCGCCCATACTTATAGAGGGACCTGTACCTATAAATAATACTAAGCGATTATCTTTTGCTGCCTCAATTATCTCAGTGGGTGGTTCAGGTATGTTTTCAAGTTTCGAAGCCATATACACTAACCTATACTCTCTTCTATTATAGCAATTTCCTCTTCACTAAGTCCATAAAGCTCATACACAAGCTGGTCTATTTCCTCTTCCAGCTTGCTAGTATCAGCATCAGAGTCTTCCTTTTTGGCGGTGAGGATTTGATCTACTAAAGATTCAAACTTAGACTGCAAAGTATCATTTAAAATGATCGGTATATTTTTTAAATATTTATATATGAGCTGATAGCCATTACGAATTTGAGTACAGTAATTAGAAATCAAAAACCATCCTAATTTTGAATTCAATATGGCTAAAAGCTGTTTATCTGTTTCTGAAACAAACCAAACAGCACTATTGCATATATGACCATCTAAGTCTAATGTAAAAGCTGGGTTTACTTGGAATTTTAGATAGAGAAGTTTAGGTGATTTAAACTCTTCAAAATAATCACAGGGTCTTAGTTCCCACCAATATTTGCCTTGATCATATCGTTTTTTAGCATCATCAGCGTATGGTTTTAAATGATTAGCTACTCCTGGATATGATTCTTTAAGCCAAACCCATTTATCTTCTACATTTTCTGTTGTCTTTTCATCCGTCCATCCACTTGGCATAAAAATTATATACTGGGACGAATTTAAATGAGAATATTTTCCAACATCCTTGCCTCTCAAATAGGGAAATATTACTTCTTCACTTTTGCGATCCTCGTTTAAAATTTCATTCCTTTTTTCTTCATTAATCACAAAAGCATCATCCAGCCCAGAAATCACACCACGAAATATATTACCGTCAACTATCTCCTCAAGCTTCTGCGCTTTATTTTCAATTTTACTAAGAAATTCTTGTTTACTTTTACCAATTAGAGACCAAGTCTCTTTTTTTAATTTGTTTTGATCAACAACAAATCTTTCGTTGGTAATCAACTTTTCAAGATCATCAAATTTAAGGTTCTCTACTTCTGTAGCTATAAAATCTTGATTCACTTTACTTTTTGTTATTTGTAACAGACAGGGATATGCTGTGGCTTCTTGGAATACAGGTAGATCACCAAAATCAATAATTGATTTAATTTGATACTGTTGTATCCATGTTCGGAGGGGCTGGCCATAACTAGCTCGCATCCATTTATTAGATACGATGTAATGGAAATACCCGCCATTTTTTAGAATTGTTAATCCCCTTTGAACAAAATATTGATATAAATCAGCATACCCGCTGTAGACCTGATAATTTTCTTTTAAATAAGGTTTAATTTCTTTCAGTAATTCCTGTCGTATATATGGCGGGTTCCCAATCACCGCATCAAAACCGGTAAAGTTCCCGTCCTCATCCAGTACTTCGGGAAACTCAAATCGCCATTCAAACGCCTGATCGTAAAAGGTAGCGCTTTCCAGCTCGTCCAATTCCTCTTCAAGCTTTCCAATTTTCTTCTTCGTCTTTTTGATCTTTTTCTGCTCCTTTTTGCTCTTCTTTTCGCCTTCAAAAAGGTCCAGCTTGGCCTCTTTTTTAATCAGGATTTCGCGCTGTTTCTTTAGTTTCTGTCGGACGGGGTGCAGTTCTTTGAGCCCTACGGAGAAACTTTCCTTAATAGAGCTGATCTGCTCTTTCAGCGCCCGTTTGTCCTCACCGTCACCGGTTTCCTTGTAGCTGCGGACTGCCTGCTTGTATTCCTCAATCGTCAGATCATCATTGTTGGCCAGAATCTGGGAAAGGTCCGCATCCAGGTCAAAACGGCTGACCAGCGAGTTCCCCTGCTTAATATTGATGTCTATATTCGGCAATACTTCTAAGGCCTGGAAGTCGGTATCCTTGCGGTAGTAGGCGTGCTTGAGCAGCTCAATCCAGAGGCGCAGCCGGCAGATATTGACTGAGTTGGGATTGATATCCACCCCAAACAGGCAGTTTTCAATAAGAATATTTTTCTCCCGAAAGAGAGCCTTTTGCAGGCGCTGGGTGTCGCTGCCTACGCTGCGCTCAACGCGGCCATTTTCTTTAAACTCTGAGGTCACCCGGTATTCGAAAAAGGGATCGGACCCCCATGCAATACTCAGCTCGTCGTTATCCACGCTGATATCCACATCCCGAAAGCGATGGTTATCCTCGTCTACAAAAATGCGGAGGTCGTTTTTTATAGCGATCAGCTCGTTCAGGGCCGAAACCAAAAAGTGACCGGATCCGACGGCCGGATCACAAATGGTGATGCTGTTTACAATCTCGTTGGCTTCCGGATAGGGGACTTCATATCGGGCAATTTTATCAGCTACCTCCTCAACGGACTTACAGTCCCAGTCCTCGTAGGCTTCATTAAATTTTTGCACGACCGCCCGACGTATGGTTTCGCTACACATGTATTCGGTGATATAGCCAGGGGTGAAAAAGGAACCATCTTTGTACCCGTTAATCTTCTCGAAGATGCGTCCCAGCACCGAAGCGTTAATCAGGGTTTTGGCTTCTTTCTGTACTTCGGCCGTACCTTCCGTATTGAAGTTATACGCATCGAGGAATCGCAGCAGGTATTCGAGGGTGGAGAGAGATTTGCCTTTCAACTGTTGGCCGTCCTTGTCGGTGATTTTACTTCGATTGTGCACCGGCATTTGAAGGCTGTCTTCCAATGCAGAAATCGCTAGCGCATCGCCCTCAATATCTGACACATCAAACAAAGAGCTATTCAAATAAGGAATATGTCCAAAGTGTCTGTTGATGCGATCCGAACGCTCATCATACTTTCGAGCCAAGACCTGGAAGAACAGTTTATTAAGTTCGTCGTACTCTTCAATATCCTCATGGCTCAGAAAACGAAATCGATCCTCCTCTTTGTGATATTTATAAAGCTGAGCTTCCAGCAGTTTTAGAAACAGGATGCGGTTAATCCAGGTAATCAGCAGCTG carries:
- a CDS encoding SIR2 family protein → MASKLENIPEPPTEIIEAAKDNRLVLFIGTGPSISMGAANWNQFADNVLNQLRKKEIIDYAFIDQLSNLDPRKRLSIARSLAEEEGVEIDYKKSVMPSEKDSTESKIYEHLLGIGSHFVTTNYDDYLDQPIHKPFESQDEARERKIIDKNIIYNPSNINSDSFSEPNTVVHLHGSFSSESTEKLVITTEDYLNHYYYDNDLKSGIRDFLEMLFDGFFTILFVGYGLQELELLEYILAKSEDSSEDSRTQQRTRFWLQGCFSHEKNTYAQLKKYYSENFNIEMLLYSLDQKHYSALEDIMAKWGVKINSETTPTSKKIRFANEAIQDE
- a CDS encoding DUF7149 domain-containing protein; its protein translation is MQIETITARKAVDNAFLQETITETEFESFRQRLLKLLNQADDAVEDGESEEHLKGLIKPFLNNTNFEEKYYINTKKDQDLAIYNGESKKSDVGVIIEAKRPSNRSQMITKEDVNKKGFQQSIFYYLRERIDNGNEDIKYVIVTDVYNWFIFDAQDYERYFYNSKKLRDWYQEWKKGQKVSSGTQFVYDHLSEFIEDLDVSIKAAQVDIQNYRKLLDKKELSRDEQKKLVPLFKLFTPTHLLKEPFASDSNELNKGFYRELLYIMGLKEYKEKGTHYITRLDEENRQHASLIENTITQLKSMSVLSRMSNKSEFGDSEEEQVFNVAIQLLITWINRILFLKLLEAQLYKYHKEEDRFRFLSHEDIEEYDELNKLFFQVLARKYDERSDRINRHFGHIPYLNSSLFDVSDIEGDALAISALEDSLQMPVHNRSKITDKDGQQLKGKSLSTLEYLLRFLDAYNFNTEGTAEVQKEAKTLINASVLGRIFEKINGYKDGSFFTPGYITEYMCSETIRRAVVQKFNEAYEDWDCKSVEEVADKIARYEVPYPEANEIVNSITICDPAVGSGHFLVSALNELIAIKNDLRIFVDEDNHRFRDVDISVDNDELSIAWGSDPFFEYRVTSEFKENGRVERSVGSDTQRLQKALFREKNILIENCLFGVDINPNSVNICRLRLWIELLKHAYYRKDTDFQALEVLPNIDINIKQGNSLVSRFDLDADLSQILANNDDLTIEEYKQAVRSYKETGDGEDKRALKEQISSIKESFSVGLKELHPVRQKLKKQREILIKKEAKLDLFEGEKKSKKEQKKIKKTKKKIGKLEEELDELESATFYDQAFEWRFEFPEVLDEDGNFTGFDAVIGNPPYIRQELLKEIKPYLKENYQVYSGYADLYQYFVQRGLTILKNGGYFHYIVSNKWMRASYGQPLRTWIQQYQIKSIIDFGDLPVFQEATAYPCLLQITKSKVNQDFIATEVENLKFDDLEKLITNERFVVDQNKLKKETWSLIGKSKQEFLSKIENKAQKLEEIVDGNIFRGVISGLDDAFVINEEKRNEILNEDRKSEEVIFPYLRGKDVGKYSHLNSSQYIIFMPSGWTDEKTTENVEDKWVWLKESYPGVANHLKPYADDAKKRYDQGKYWWELRPCDYFEEFKSPKLLYLKFQVNPAFTLDLDGHICNSAVWFVSETDKQLLAILNSKLGWFLISNYCTQIRNGYQLIYKYLKNIPIILNDTLQSKFESLVDQILTAKKEDSDADTSKLEEEIDQLVYELYGLSEEEIAIIEESIG